A stretch of the Streptomyces sp. WMMB303 genome encodes the following:
- a CDS encoding alkyl hydroperoxide reductase — MALDDLKSALPGYAKDLKLNLGSVIGNSELPKQQLWGTVLSCAIASRSGIVLRALEPEARENLSEEAYTAAKSAAAVMAMNNVFYRTRHLLSDPEYGTLRAGLRMNVIGNPGVEKADFELWSLAVSAINGCGQCLDSHEQVLRKAGVDRETIQEAFKIAAVLQAVGATLEAEEQLAG, encoded by the coding sequence ATGGCTCTCGACGACCTGAAATCGGCCCTTCCCGGTTACGCGAAGGACCTCAAGCTCAACCTCGGCTCCGTCATAGGCAACTCGGAGCTGCCCAAGCAGCAGCTCTGGGGCACCGTGCTCTCCTGCGCCATCGCGTCCCGCTCCGGGATCGTGCTGCGCGCGCTGGAGCCGGAGGCCAGGGAGAACCTGAGCGAGGAGGCGTACACCGCCGCCAAGTCGGCCGCCGCCGTCATGGCGATGAACAACGTCTTCTACCGCACCCGGCACCTGCTGTCGGACCCGGAGTACGGCACGCTCCGTGCCGGGCTGCGGATGAACGTCATCGGCAACCCCGGTGTCGAGAAGGCGGACTTCGAGCTGTGGTCGCTCGCGGTCTCCGCGATCAACGGCTGCGGCCAGTGCCTCGACTCGCACGAGCAGGTGCTGCGCAAGGCCGGCGTGGACCGCGAGACGATCCAGGAAGCCTTCAAGATCGCGGCCGTCCTCCAGGCGGTCGGCGCCACCCTGGAGGCCGAGGAGCAGCTCGCGGGCTGA
- a CDS encoding chlorophyllase, translated as MSDPNTPTAPTNTTAPTPVVSAEPVVLAAPGERGEDLQVRVSAPATGTDLPVVVFSHGFGWSMNGYAPLADHWAAQGFVVLQPTHLDSRTLGIPAEDPRTPRIWRLRIEDITRVLDALDTVAAAVPGLAGRLDRERIAVAGHSWGAQTVSTLLGARVLDTDGVPGEDLSDPRVTAGVLLALTGLGDDLTPFAVEHLPFMRPSFATMTAPALIVAGDRDQSQLSTRGPDWFTDPYTYSPGPKHLLTLFGAEHSLGGIPGYEVAETTDESPARVALIQQLSTAFLRDALSPGGAGAAEWKTAVAALDGAAEPLGTLRSK; from the coding sequence ATGTCCGACCCGAACACCCCCACCGCACCGACGAACACCACCGCGCCGACGCCCGTGGTCTCCGCCGAGCCGGTGGTCCTGGCAGCGCCCGGCGAGCGGGGCGAGGACCTCCAGGTCCGCGTGTCCGCCCCCGCGACCGGCACCGACCTGCCCGTCGTCGTCTTCTCGCACGGCTTCGGCTGGTCGATGAACGGCTACGCGCCGCTGGCGGACCACTGGGCCGCCCAGGGCTTCGTGGTCCTCCAGCCCACCCACCTGGACTCCCGGACGCTCGGCATCCCCGCCGAGGATCCCCGTACACCGCGGATCTGGCGGCTGCGCATCGAGGACATCACGCGGGTGCTGGACGCGCTCGACACCGTGGCAGCCGCCGTGCCGGGCCTCGCCGGGCGCCTGGACCGCGAACGGATCGCCGTGGCGGGCCACTCCTGGGGAGCCCAGACGGTCAGCACGCTGCTGGGTGCGCGCGTCCTCGACACCGACGGCGTGCCCGGCGAGGACCTGTCCGACCCCCGCGTCACGGCGGGAGTGCTGCTCGCCCTGACCGGCCTGGGCGACGACCTGACCCCCTTCGCCGTCGAGCACCTGCCCTTCATGCGGCCGTCCTTCGCCACCATGACCGCACCGGCCCTGATCGTCGCAGGGGACCGGGACCAGTCCCAGCTGTCCACGCGCGGGCCGGACTGGTTCACCGACCCCTACACCTACAGCCCGGGCCCCAAGCACCTGCTCACGCTGTTCGGCGCGGAGCACTCGCTCGGCGGGATCCCCGGGTACGAGGTCGCCGAGACGACCGACGAGAGCCCCGCACGCGTCGCTCTGATCCAGCAGCTCAGCACGGCCTTCCTGCGCGACGCCCTCTCCCCCGGTGGCGCCGGTGCCGCGGAGTGGAAGACGGCCGTCGCCGCGCTGGACGGCGCGGCCGAGCCGCTCGGGACGCTGCGGAGCAAGTGA
- a CDS encoding hydrogen peroxide-inducible genes activator, with the protein MTGPTVPAQPTRTPARAPAQTPAAATRSARARQPSLAQLRAFAAVAEHLHFREAAAALGMSQPALSGAVAALEETLGVQLLERTTRKVLLSPAGERMAARTRSVLHAVGELMEEAEAAQAPFTGVLRLGVIPTVAPYLLPTVLGLVHQRYPDLDLQVHEEQTASLLEGLGQGRLDLLLCAVPLGAPWVREIPLFDEDFVLVTPDGHPMADRTDLPRSMLRELDLLLLDEGHCLRDQALDICREAGRTEGASVTTSAAGLSTLVQLVAGGMGVTLLPHTAVRVEAGRNPSLATAHFADPAPARRIALATREGAAREEEFRAFGDALRAALRSLPVRLALP; encoded by the coding sequence GTGACCGGCCCCACCGTCCCCGCGCAGCCGACCCGCACCCCGGCCCGGGCACCCGCCCAGACCCCGGCGGCGGCCACGCGCTCGGCGCGCGCACGGCAGCCCAGCCTGGCGCAGCTTCGGGCCTTCGCCGCCGTCGCGGAGCATCTGCACTTCCGGGAGGCGGCCGCCGCGCTCGGAATGAGTCAGCCGGCGCTGTCCGGGGCGGTCGCGGCGCTGGAGGAGACGCTCGGGGTGCAGCTGCTGGAGCGCACCACCCGGAAAGTGCTGCTCTCGCCCGCGGGTGAGCGGATGGCCGCCCGCACCCGGTCGGTGCTGCACGCCGTGGGGGAGCTGATGGAGGAGGCCGAGGCCGCGCAGGCACCCTTCACCGGCGTGCTGCGGCTGGGGGTGATCCCGACGGTGGCTCCCTACCTGCTGCCCACCGTGCTGGGGCTGGTGCACCAGCGCTATCCGGATCTGGATCTCCAGGTCCACGAGGAGCAGACCGCCTCGCTGCTGGAGGGGCTCGGGCAGGGGCGACTGGACCTGCTGCTGTGCGCGGTGCCCCTCGGGGCGCCGTGGGTGCGCGAGATACCGCTGTTCGACGAGGACTTCGTACTGGTCACCCCGGACGGGCACCCGATGGCCGACCGTACCGATCTGCCGCGCTCGATGCTGCGCGAGCTGGATCTGCTGCTGCTCGACGAGGGCCACTGCCTGCGGGACCAGGCTCTCGACATCTGCCGTGAGGCGGGCCGCACGGAGGGGGCGAGTGTGACCACCAGCGCGGCGGGGCTCTCCACGCTGGTGCAGCTGGTGGCGGGCGGCATGGGCGTGACGCTGCTGCCGCACACCGCGGTGCGGGTGGAGGCCGGACGGAACCCGTCCCTGGCCACGGCGCACTTCGCCGACCCCGCACCGGCCCGCCGGATCGCGCTGGCGACCCGGGAGGGAGCCGCCCGCGAGGAGGAGTTCCGCGCGTTCGGTGACGCCCTGCGCGCGGCTCTGCGGTCGCTGCCGGTACGGCTCGCACTGCCGTGA
- a CDS encoding DUF397 domain-containing protein, with protein MADMQWIKSTYSSGDGGQCVEWAPQFAAAGNVPVRDSKDTSRAPLSFPTAAWSAFVGEIKHAER; from the coding sequence ATGGCTGACATGCAATGGATCAAGAGCACCTACAGCAGCGGAGACGGCGGGCAGTGCGTCGAGTGGGCGCCGCAGTTCGCCGCAGCCGGGAACGTCCCCGTCCGGGACAGCAAGGACACCAGCCGGGCGCCGTTGAGCTTCCCGACCGCCGCCTGGTCCGCGTTCGTCGGTGAGATCAAGCACGCCGAGCGCTGA
- a CDS encoding SgcJ/EcaC family oxidoreductase, which translates to MDMSSPTPPADEADEQRIRELVAQSQTAQADPDLLPALHTADAVIVNIAGRRLFGRDAFASAMAEALSSPLKDVRTSLRVHDIRFTTPDVAVVSLTKTVHDERPEAEAPSELPPAGAMTYVMTRQDGDWRITLAQTTPIR; encoded by the coding sequence ATGGACATGTCGAGCCCCACTCCCCCGGCCGACGAGGCTGACGAGCAGCGGATCCGCGAGTTGGTCGCGCAGTCTCAGACGGCGCAGGCCGACCCCGATCTGTTGCCCGCCCTGCACACCGCGGACGCGGTGATCGTCAACATCGCCGGTCGGCGCCTCTTCGGGCGCGACGCCTTCGCTTCGGCCATGGCCGAAGCGCTCTCGTCCCCCCTCAAAGACGTCCGGACCTCGCTCCGGGTCCACGACATCCGGTTCACCACACCGGATGTCGCCGTCGTCAGCCTCACCAAGACCGTCCACGACGAACGGCCCGAGGCCGAGGCCCCCTCGGAGCTGCCGCCGGCCGGGGCCATGACCTACGTCATGACCCGCCAGGACGGCGACTGGCGCATCACCCTGGCCCAGACGACACCGATCCGCTGA
- a CDS encoding peroxiredoxin, protein MLTVGDKFPEFELTACVSLEKGKEFEDINHKTHEGKWKVVFAWPKDFTFVCPTEIAAFGKLNEEFADRDAQILGFSGDSEFVHHAWRKDHPDLTDLPFPMMADSKHELMRALGIEGEDGFAQRAVFIVDQNNEIQFTMVTAGSVGRNPKEVLRVLDALQTDELCPCNWTQGEDTLDPVALLAGE, encoded by the coding sequence GTGCTCACCGTCGGTGACAAGTTTCCTGAGTTCGAGCTGACTGCCTGCGTCTCCCTGGAGAAGGGCAAGGAGTTCGAGGACATCAACCACAAGACCCACGAGGGCAAGTGGAAGGTCGTCTTCGCTTGGCCGAAGGACTTCACCTTCGTCTGCCCGACGGAGATCGCCGCCTTCGGCAAGCTGAACGAGGAGTTCGCCGACCGCGACGCGCAGATCCTCGGCTTCTCCGGTGACTCGGAGTTCGTGCACCACGCCTGGCGCAAGGACCACCCGGACCTGACCGACCTGCCGTTCCCGATGATGGCCGACTCCAAGCACGAGCTGATGCGCGCGCTCGGCATCGAGGGCGAGGACGGCTTCGCGCAGCGCGCCGTCTTCATCGTGGACCAGAACAACGAGATCCAGTTCACGATGGTGACCGCGGGCTCCGTCGGCCGTAACCCCAAGGAGGTCCTGCGGGTCCTCGACGCCCTGCAGACCGACGAGCTGTGCCCCTGCAACTGGACCCAGGGCGAGGACACCCTCGACCCGGTCGCGCTGCTGGCCGGTGAGTGA
- a CDS encoding helix-turn-helix transcriptional regulator translates to MGQRNRRAEDLSAAAIATQGFGADVKRVRLARRLTQKQLGKAAGYSEGYVSRVEAGKKSPSEKFAAGCDLTFGTGDLFSEQLRRILYGERVPEWFAPYVELEAKADRILDYSPVFPMGILQTEAYARAVFRAGPLAAKGEDTTPSLAARLDRKALLDRPTPPQLWVVLTESCLRTPVGGPAVMKEQLGYLARLAEHPRVTLQALPYRAGAYPCTTPFTLLRSGGWCAYAGFPVGGRSYDDQEYVAECKDLFDLIRARALGPDESVSFIQEISEEYHDG, encoded by the coding sequence GTGGGGCAGCGGAATCGGCGCGCGGAGGACTTGTCCGCCGCCGCCATCGCCACTCAGGGGTTCGGCGCAGATGTGAAGAGAGTCCGGCTCGCGCGCAGACTGACGCAGAAGCAACTGGGTAAAGCCGCGGGTTACAGCGAGGGCTATGTGAGCAGAGTGGAGGCCGGCAAGAAGTCACCTTCGGAGAAATTCGCCGCCGGATGCGATCTCACGTTCGGTACCGGTGATCTGTTCTCCGAGCAGCTTCGCCGCATCCTGTACGGCGAGCGCGTGCCCGAGTGGTTCGCACCGTACGTGGAACTGGAGGCGAAGGCCGACAGGATCCTGGACTACAGCCCCGTCTTCCCGATGGGCATCCTCCAGACCGAGGCGTACGCCCGAGCAGTCTTCCGCGCCGGACCACTGGCGGCGAAGGGCGAGGACACCACCCCGTCCCTGGCGGCCAGGCTGGACCGCAAGGCGCTCCTCGATCGGCCGACGCCCCCGCAACTGTGGGTGGTCCTGACCGAGAGCTGTCTCCGGACGCCGGTCGGAGGTCCGGCCGTCATGAAGGAGCAGCTCGGGTACCTGGCACGGTTGGCAGAGCACCCTCGCGTCACACTCCAAGCACTTCCGTACAGGGCAGGCGCGTATCCGTGCACCACGCCGTTCACACTGCTCCGCAGCGGCGGTTGGTGTGCCTACGCGGGGTTCCCCGTCGGCGGTCGGTCGTACGATGATCAGGAATACGTAGCTGAGTGCAAAGATCTGTTCGACCTCATCCGAGCGCGCGCGTTGGGGCCGGACGAGTCGGTCTCATTCATCCAAGAGATCAGCGAGGAATATCACGATGGCTGA
- a CDS encoding TetR/AcrR family transcriptional regulator, with translation MSDASQGPTDADGAGPKRKDVRRNQQALLDAAAAVFVASGVDAPVRDIAAEAGVGVGTVYRHFPTRADLVIAVYRHQVDACAEAGPALLADSPTSREALEQWVGLFVDFLVTKHGLAAAMQGDSAGFETLHAYFLERLLPVCTELLDAAAASGEIRSDLDAYHLMRGIGNLCIGAEGDPRYDARRLVEILVAGLRRPS, from the coding sequence GTGAGCGACGCCAGTCAGGGACCGACCGACGCCGACGGGGCCGGACCCAAGCGCAAGGACGTCCGGCGCAACCAGCAGGCGCTGCTGGACGCGGCCGCGGCGGTCTTCGTCGCCTCGGGCGTGGACGCGCCGGTCCGCGACATCGCCGCCGAGGCCGGCGTCGGAGTGGGCACGGTCTACCGGCACTTCCCCACCCGCGCGGACCTCGTCATCGCCGTCTACCGGCACCAGGTCGACGCCTGCGCCGAGGCCGGACCGGCCCTGCTCGCCGACAGCCCGACATCCCGCGAAGCGCTGGAGCAGTGGGTCGGACTCTTCGTCGACTTCCTGGTCACCAAACACGGCCTGGCCGCCGCGATGCAGGGGGACAGCGCCGGGTTCGAGACGCTGCACGCCTACTTCCTCGAGCGCCTGCTGCCGGTGTGCACCGAACTGCTCGACGCCGCCGCCGCGTCCGGCGAGATCCGCTCGGACCTCGACGCCTACCACCTGATGCGCGGCATCGGGAACCTCTGCATCGGGGCCGAGGGCGACCCCCGCTACGACGCCCGGCGACTGGTCGAGATCCTCGTCGCCGGACTGCGCCGGCCGTCCTGA